The Mycobacterium seoulense genome has a window encoding:
- a CDS encoding STAS domain-containing protein → MSAPDSITTLVEDHDGVSVVSVSGEIDLVTAPALEQAIGAVVAENPTALVIDLSAVEFLGSVGLKILAATYEKLGKAQGFGVVARGPATRRPIHLTGLDKTFPLYPTLDDALTAVRDDNAGR, encoded by the coding sequence TTGTCAGCTCCTGATTCGATTACCACGTTGGTCGAGGACCACGATGGGGTGTCCGTGGTCAGTGTCAGTGGCGAAATCGATTTGGTCACGGCGCCGGCCCTGGAGCAGGCGATCGGCGCGGTGGTTGCGGAGAACCCGACGGCACTGGTGATCGACCTTTCGGCGGTGGAGTTCCTCGGTTCGGTGGGGCTGAAGATCCTCGCGGCGACGTACGAGAAGCTTGGCAAGGCGCAGGGGTTCGGGGTGGTCGCGCGCGGTCCGGCGACCAGGAGGCCGATCCACCTGACCGGGCTGGACAAGACCTTCCCGCTGTACCCGACGCTGGACGACGCGCTGACCGCGGTGCGCGACGACAACGCCGGCCGCTAG
- a CDS encoding STAS domain-containing protein translates to MSDSPAEFSGAAATAQALGISSEGLLPQLVQHLRQNRTVLREEWARRITEAELLTAMTPEELFSEATAVYDNYVEVLETGSVEALQAYARDLSERIIPRGVETDEVVGIVLLLRDVLARSLFEKYQTEFEMLNRVLDAYEPAANRIANTVAVSFVQERERIIRQQQEAIRELSTPVLQVREQLLILPIIGVLDSQRARQVTEQLLRAIRANRAKVVVIDITGVPTIDSTVANHLVQTVDASGLMGASVIITGLSSEIALTLVTIGLDLSKMNAVGDLQGGIEEAERLLGYEVTRTGEQTG, encoded by the coding sequence ATGTCAGATTCGCCGGCGGAGTTCAGCGGCGCTGCTGCCACCGCGCAGGCGCTCGGCATCTCCAGCGAAGGCCTGCTGCCGCAGCTCGTCCAGCACCTGCGGCAAAACCGCACCGTGCTGCGCGAGGAATGGGCGCGCAGGATCACCGAGGCCGAACTGCTCACCGCGATGACGCCGGAGGAGTTGTTCTCCGAGGCGACCGCGGTCTACGACAACTACGTGGAGGTGCTCGAGACCGGTAGCGTCGAGGCGCTGCAGGCCTACGCGCGCGACCTCTCGGAGCGCATCATTCCCCGGGGCGTGGAGACCGACGAGGTCGTCGGCATCGTGCTGCTGCTGCGCGACGTGCTCGCGCGCTCGCTGTTCGAGAAGTACCAGACGGAATTCGAGATGCTCAACCGGGTGCTGGACGCCTACGAGCCGGCGGCCAACCGCATCGCCAACACCGTGGCGGTCAGCTTCGTGCAGGAACGCGAGCGCATCATCCGCCAGCAGCAGGAAGCGATTCGCGAGCTGTCCACGCCGGTGCTGCAGGTGCGTGAACAGCTGCTGATTCTGCCGATCATCGGCGTGCTCGATTCCCAACGCGCCCGCCAGGTCACAGAACAATTGCTGAGAGCCATCCGCGCCAACCGCGCGAAGGTGGTGGTCATCGACATCACGGGTGTGCCGACCATCGACTCCACGGTGGCCAACCACCTGGTGCAGACGGTCGACGCGTCGGGGTTGATGGGCGCCAGCGTCATCATCACCGGCCTGTCCTCCGAGATCGCCCTGACGCTGGTGACGATCGGCCTGGACCTGTCGAAGATGAACGCCGTCGGCGACCTGCAGGGCGGCATCGAGGAAGCCGAGCGGCTGCTGGGCTACGAGGTCACTCGCACCGGCGAGCAGACCGGGTAG
- a CDS encoding STAS domain-containing protein, which translates to MPVPILKQGAILIASVQAALSDSDAERLRYDLMERVSRFRAQGIIVDVTAIDVMDSFAARSLRTIAHMTRLRGADTVIVGLQPEVAFAMVQLGLAFDDMNTALDLEEGLALLNRQLAQRKPVIGRDGGD; encoded by the coding sequence ATGCCCGTACCGATCCTGAAACAGGGTGCGATCCTGATCGCCTCGGTGCAGGCCGCGCTCAGCGACTCCGACGCCGAGCGGCTCCGCTATGACCTCATGGAACGGGTCAGCCGGTTCCGCGCGCAAGGCATCATCGTCGACGTCACGGCCATCGACGTGATGGACTCCTTCGCGGCCCGGTCGCTGCGCACGATCGCGCACATGACCCGGCTGCGCGGAGCGGACACGGTGATCGTCGGCCTGCAGCCGGAGGTGGCCTTCGCGATGGTCCAGCTGGGCTTGGCGTTCGACGACATGAATACCGCGCTGGACCTCGAAGAGGGCCTGGCCCTGCTGAATCGCCAACTGGCGCAGCGGAAACCGGTGATCGGGCGCGACGGTGGAGACTGA
- a CDS encoding cytochrome P450: protein MKSRVCVVSVAAAEVGRRGRPDAPRRPPGLPAPRGLRPACATAYAIAYLVGGERRMLRWIRRYGPIMTMPVLSLGNVAIVSDPELAKQVFSAPADVLLGGEGVGPAAAIYGSGSMFVQEEPEHLRRRRLLTPALHGAALSGYVPVMRDAARAAMHNWPVDRPFEMLTAARALMLDVIVKVMFGVEHPDDVRRLGGPFERLLSLGVSEELTVRYALRHLGALRVWPRRESARREIDDVVLPLIAERRNDPRLGERSDILALLMSARGENGECLSDSEIRDDVTTLMLAGHETTATTLAWVFDLLLHHPDALRRVRSEARTGAEDFTTAVINETLRIRPPAPLTSRVAAQPFRVGDYLVDAGTRIVVHIVAINRNPRTYDRPNDFCPERFLGVRAPTHAWVPFGGGTKRCLGASFSMRELITVLHTLLLAGEFSAVDERPERIVRRSIMLAPRRGTRVRFRPIPSLL, encoded by the coding sequence GTGAAAAGCCGTGTTTGTGTCGTCAGCGTGGCAGCTGCGGAGGTTGGCCGGCGGGGCAGGCCCGACGCCCCGAGACGTCCGCCCGGCCTGCCCGCGCCGCGCGGGCTCCGTCCGGCCTGCGCCACCGCGTACGCGATCGCCTATCTGGTCGGCGGCGAGCGCAGGATGCTGCGATGGATCCGCCGATACGGGCCCATCATGACGATGCCCGTCCTCAGCCTGGGCAACGTGGCGATCGTGTCGGACCCGGAACTGGCCAAACAGGTTTTCAGCGCCCCGGCGGACGTGCTGCTCGGCGGGGAGGGCGTGGGCCCGGCGGCGGCGATCTACGGGTCCGGCTCGATGTTCGTTCAGGAGGAGCCGGAGCACCTTCGCCGGCGCAGGCTGCTGACGCCCGCGCTGCACGGCGCGGCCCTGAGCGGCTACGTGCCGGTCATGCGGGACGCCGCCCGTGCGGCGATGCACAACTGGCCGGTAGACCGCCCTTTCGAGATGCTGACGGCGGCGCGGGCCCTGATGCTGGATGTGATCGTCAAGGTCATGTTCGGGGTCGAGCACCCCGACGATGTGCGCCGCTTGGGCGGACCCTTCGAACGCCTCCTGAGTCTCGGGGTCTCCGAGGAATTGACGGTGCGCTACGCGCTGCGCCACCTCGGCGCGCTGCGGGTCTGGCCCCGCCGCGAGAGCGCGCGCCGGGAAATCGACGACGTCGTCCTGCCGCTCATCGCCGAACGGCGAAACGATCCCCGGCTGGGGGAGCGGTCCGACATTTTGGCGTTGCTGATGTCGGCGCGCGGCGAGAACGGGGAATGCCTGTCGGACAGCGAGATTCGCGACGACGTGACCACGCTGATGCTGGCGGGTCACGAAACCACCGCGACCACCCTGGCCTGGGTGTTCGACCTGCTGTTGCACCATCCGGATGCGTTGCGGCGCGTCCGGTCCGAAGCCCGCACCGGTGCGGAGGACTTCACGACGGCGGTGATCAACGAGACGTTGCGGATACGCCCGCCGGCCCCGTTGACGTCCCGCGTTGCGGCGCAACCGTTTCGGGTCGGTGACTATCTGGTCGACGCCGGCACACGCATCGTCGTTCACATCGTCGCGATCAATCGCAACCCCCGCACCTACGACCGGCCGAACGACTTCTGCCCGGAGCGGTTCCTGGGCGTCCGGGCGCCGACACACGCATGGGTCCCGTTCGGCGGCGGTACGAAACGCTGTCTGGGCGCGAGCTTTTCGATGCGGGAGTTGATCACCGTGCTGCACACACTGCTGCTCGCAGGCGAGTTCAGCGCCGTTGACGAGCGGCCGGAGCGGATCGTCAGGCGCTCCATCATGCTGGCCCCGCGACGCGGCACCAGGGTGCGGTTCCGGCCAATCCCGTCGTTGTTGTAA
- a CDS encoding anti-sigma regulatory factor, with protein METDIVVDIDNSDDIVEARKAGHHLALDLGFSLTDVTMIATAISEIARNITSYAGRGVVRVFVADREGRKALVVRAEDQGPGIADIERAMEDGYSTGRGLGMGLPGCRRLMDRLLVESRLGRGTVVEMWKWVPPHA; from the coding sequence GTGGAGACTGACATCGTCGTCGACATCGACAATTCGGACGACATCGTCGAAGCCCGCAAAGCCGGACACCACCTCGCGCTCGACCTGGGATTCTCCCTGACCGACGTCACCATGATCGCCACGGCGATCTCCGAGATCGCGCGCAACATCACCAGCTACGCCGGTCGCGGCGTCGTCCGGGTCTTCGTGGCCGACCGGGAGGGGCGCAAGGCCCTGGTGGTGCGCGCCGAGGATCAGGGGCCGGGCATCGCCGACATCGAGCGGGCGATGGAGGACGGGTATTCGACCGGGCGCGGCCTGGGCATGGGCCTGCCCGGCTGCCGGCGGCTGATGGACAGGTTGCTCGTGGAATCCAGGCTCGGCCGCGGAACGGTCGTCGAGATGTGGAAGTGGGTTCCGCCCCATGCGTGA
- a CDS encoding metallophosphoesterase, with amino-acid sequence MADVLPTLIRTGAVALGSAVAGIGYAAVVERNAFVLREITMPVLTPGSTPLRVLHISDLHMLPDQRRKQAWLRELSNWEPDLVVNTGDNLAHPKAVPAVVQALGDLLSRPGVFVFGSNDYFGPRLKNPLKYVTNPSHRVHGEPLPWQDLRAAFTERGWLDLTHTRREFEVAGLHVAAAGVDDPHIDRDRYETIAGPASPAANLRLGLTHSPEPRVLDRFAADGYQLVMAGHTHGGQVCLPVYGALVTNCGLDRSRAKGPSRWGANMQLHVSAGIGTSPFAPVRFCCRPEATLLTLIATPMGGRDSASDLSRSQPTVSVR; translated from the coding sequence ATGGCTGATGTTTTGCCCACGCTGATCCGCACCGGTGCCGTCGCGCTCGGTTCGGCCGTCGCCGGCATCGGTTATGCCGCCGTCGTCGAGCGCAACGCCTTCGTCCTGCGCGAGATAACCATGCCCGTCTTGACGCCCGGCTCGACGCCGCTGCGGGTGCTGCATATCAGCGATCTGCACATGCTGCCCGACCAGCGCCGCAAACAGGCCTGGCTGCGCGAGCTGAGCAACTGGGAACCCGACCTGGTGGTCAACACCGGCGACAACCTGGCCCACCCCAAAGCCGTGCCCGCGGTGGTGCAGGCCCTCGGGGATCTACTCTCGCGGCCGGGTGTCTTCGTGTTCGGCAGCAACGACTACTTCGGGCCGCGCCTGAAGAACCCGCTGAAATACGTGACCAACCCGTCGCACCGGGTGCACGGCGAGCCGCTGCCCTGGCAGGATCTGCGGGCGGCCTTCACCGAGCGCGGGTGGCTCGACCTCACCCACACGCGGCGCGAGTTCGAGGTGGCCGGCCTGCACGTCGCCGCCGCCGGCGTCGACGACCCGCACATCGACCGGGACCGCTACGAGACGATCGCGGGCCCGGCCAGCCCGGCCGCGAACCTGCGACTCGGGCTGACCCATTCCCCGGAGCCGCGGGTGCTGGACCGCTTCGCCGCCGACGGCTACCAGCTGGTGATGGCCGGGCACACCCACGGCGGGCAGGTCTGCCTGCCGGTCTACGGCGCCCTGGTGACCAACTGCGGCCTGGACCGGTCCCGCGCGAAGGGGCCGTCCCGGTGGGGGGCGAACATGCAGCTGCATGTCTCCGCCGGGATCGGCACCTCGCCGTTCGCGCCGGTGCGCTTCTGTTGCAGGCCGGAGGCGACGCTGCTGACGCTGATCGCCACGCCGATGGGCGGTCGCGATTCGGCCAGCGACCTGAGCCGTTCGCAGCCAACAGTTTCGGTGCGTTGA
- a CDS encoding DUF6328 family protein encodes MDVDNPEGDQRWDSRERGETEVQRLDRNWNSLLQELRVVQTGVQLLTGFLLTLPFQQRFDVLSPPMRNLYLATVGCSVGATVLLIAPVGMHRLLFRRHRLQVLVSAAHRCAFAGLALLGMALTGVTVVVFTAVAGRGPGLIAGGCALTLFALFWWLLPLLLRTRGG; translated from the coding sequence ATGGACGTCGATAATCCGGAAGGCGACCAGCGGTGGGACAGCCGCGAGCGGGGCGAAACCGAAGTCCAACGGCTGGACCGCAATTGGAACAGCCTGCTGCAGGAGCTGAGAGTGGTGCAGACCGGCGTGCAGCTGCTCACCGGTTTCCTGTTGACGCTGCCGTTCCAGCAGCGTTTCGACGTTTTGAGCCCGCCGATGCGCAACCTCTATCTCGCGACGGTGGGATGCTCGGTGGGCGCGACGGTGTTGTTGATCGCCCCGGTCGGCATGCATCGGCTGCTGTTCCGGCGGCATCGCCTGCAGGTGTTGGTGTCCGCCGCGCACCGGTGCGCGTTCGCCGGGCTGGCGCTGCTGGGCATGGCGCTGACCGGGGTGACGGTCGTCGTCTTCACCGCCGTGGCCGGGCGCGGTCCCGGGCTGATCGCGGGCGGGTGTGCGCTGACGCTGTTCGCGTTGTTCTGGTGGCTACTGCCGTTGCTGCTGCGCACCCGCGGCGGGTAG
- a CDS encoding DUF4193 domain-containing protein yields MPTASDYDARRGSDMDTQDKSAIRELAPALQGPATAVVDEDPNDVHFFELPGADLSGEELSVTVIPQRSDEFTCSSCFLVQHRSRLRRSNAGLSICADCA; encoded by the coding sequence ATGCCGACCGCAAGCGATTATGACGCACGCCGGGGCTCCGACATGGACACCCAGGACAAGTCCGCGATACGCGAGCTAGCACCGGCCTTGCAGGGACCCGCCACCGCGGTGGTCGACGAGGACCCCAACGATGTGCACTTCTTCGAGCTGCCCGGCGCCGACCTGTCCGGCGAAGAGCTGTCGGTGACGGTGATTCCGCAGCGGTCCGACGAATTCACCTGCTCGAGCTGTTTTCTGGTGCAGCACCGCAGCCGGTTGCGCAGGTCCAACGCGGGCCTGTCCATCTGCGCCGACTGCGCGTAA
- a CDS encoding SpoIIE family protein phosphatase, translating into MRENGRFGPIEWARAGRPLPSEFTSGDRGIAVDVGGDAALFGVVDGLGHGPEAATAALRAVEAVNRSSAERIEVLIQLCHRVLAGTRGVAMTLARVDFAASTLTWTGVGNVTADLVAKSPTGVQIRSSARLTAGIVGYRIPEIRPAQVVSMRPGDLLVMSTDGIAEHYLDHIDFAAPAVAIAEELLGKDAKETDDAMVLTARHRGAWT; encoded by the coding sequence ATGCGTGAGAACGGCCGCTTCGGGCCGATCGAGTGGGCACGCGCGGGTCGCCCCCTGCCCAGTGAGTTCACCTCCGGGGATCGGGGCATCGCCGTCGACGTCGGCGGTGACGCCGCCCTGTTCGGCGTGGTGGACGGCCTCGGCCACGGTCCGGAGGCCGCCACCGCGGCGCTGCGGGCCGTCGAAGCGGTCAACCGCTCCAGCGCCGAGCGAATCGAGGTGCTGATCCAGCTCTGTCACCGCGTGCTCGCCGGCACCCGCGGCGTCGCGATGACGCTGGCGCGGGTCGACTTCGCGGCCAGCACGCTGACGTGGACGGGCGTCGGCAACGTCACCGCCGACCTGGTGGCCAAGTCCCCCACCGGCGTACAGATCCGGTCCAGCGCGCGGCTGACCGCGGGCATCGTCGGCTACCGCATACCGGAAATCAGGCCGGCGCAGGTTGTTTCGATGCGGCCCGGCGATCTGCTCGTGATGAGCACCGACGGAATCGCCGAACATTACCTCGACCACATCGACTTTGCGGCCCCCGCCGTCGCCATCGCGGAAGAACTGTTGGGCAAGGATGCGAAGGAAACCGATGACGCCATGGTGCTGACCGCCCGGCACCGGGGAGCCTGGACATGA
- the cds1 gene encoding L-cysteine desulfhydrase Cds1: protein MSERTRIAVRSRSRHWTDDAIRLIHADARRSADTHLLRYPLPSAWGADVDVTLYLKDESTHVTGSLKHRLARSLFLYALCNGWINEGTTVVEASSGSTAVSEAYFAALLGLPFVAVMPASTSSSKVALIEAQGGRCHFVHDSGEVYAEAERVARDTGGHYLDQFTNAERATDWRGNNNIAESIFDQMGEETHPIPEWIVVGAGTGGTSATIGRYLRYRRHATRLCVVDPENSAFFPAYAEGRCDIVMSGSSRIEGIGRPRVEPSFLADVVDRMVLVPDAASIAAARHASAVLGRRVGPSTGTNLWGAFGLLAEMVAEGRSGSVVTLLADSGDRYADTYFSDEWVSAQGLDPSGPAEALAEFERSCVWQ, encoded by the coding sequence TTGAGCGAGCGGACCCGGATCGCGGTCCGCAGCCGCTCGCGGCACTGGACGGACGACGCGATCCGGCTGATCCACGCGGACGCCCGCCGCAGCGCGGACACGCACCTGCTGCGGTACCCGCTGCCATCGGCGTGGGGCGCGGACGTTGACGTGACGCTGTATCTCAAGGACGAGTCGACGCATGTCACCGGCAGCCTCAAGCACCGGCTGGCGCGCTCGTTGTTTCTGTATGCGCTGTGCAACGGGTGGATCAACGAGGGCACCACGGTGGTCGAGGCCTCGTCGGGTTCGACGGCGGTGTCGGAGGCCTACTTCGCGGCCCTGCTGGGGCTGCCGTTCGTCGCCGTGATGCCGGCGTCCACCAGCTCGTCCAAGGTGGCGTTGATCGAAGCCCAGGGCGGCCGTTGCCATTTCGTGCATGACTCGGGCGAGGTGTACGCCGAGGCCGAGCGGGTCGCCCGCGACACCGGCGGCCATTACCTGGATCAATTCACCAACGCCGAACGCGCAACCGACTGGCGCGGCAACAACAACATCGCCGAGTCGATCTTCGACCAGATGGGCGAGGAGACGCATCCCATTCCGGAATGGATCGTGGTCGGCGCGGGCACCGGCGGAACCAGCGCGACGATCGGCCGCTACCTCCGCTACCGGCGGCACGCCACCCGGTTATGCGTCGTGGACCCGGAGAACTCGGCGTTCTTTCCCGCCTACGCCGAGGGCCGCTGCGACATCGTGATGTCCGGGTCCTCTCGCATCGAGGGCATCGGCCGGCCCCGGGTCGAGCCGTCGTTCCTGGCCGACGTGGTCGACCGCATGGTCTTGGTCCCCGACGCGGCGTCGATCGCCGCCGCCCGCCACGCCAGCGCCGTCCTGGGGCGCCGGGTGGGGCCCTCGACCGGCACCAACCTGTGGGGCGCCTTCGGGCTGCTCGCCGAGATGGTCGCCGAGGGACGCAGCGGTTCGGTGGTCACGCTGCTCGCCGACAGCGGCGACCGCTACGCCGACACCTATTTCAGCGACGAGTGGGTCAGCGCCCAGGGACTCGATCCGAGCGGCCCCGCCGAGGCGCTGGCAGAGTTCGAACGCTCCTGCGTGTGGCAGTGA
- a CDS encoding HAD family hydrolase: MKPAVLFDVDGSLVDSNYLHVHAWQRAFDAEGLPVAAWQIHRCIGMDGSTLVRTLSKDAPDEVQERLSDGHSRYYRESTPLLTPLPGARALLRRVADLGLQVVLATSAPDDELEILRKVLDCDDVISETTSSRDVDTAKPEPGIVQVALDRAGVDAGHAVFVGDAVWDAHAAGGAGLPCIGLLSGGIAREELQAAGAAPIFADPQDLLEHLGSTRIAELALPAAGAQQQRQ; the protein is encoded by the coding sequence ATGAAACCCGCCGTTCTCTTCGACGTCGACGGAAGCCTGGTCGACTCCAACTACCTGCACGTGCACGCGTGGCAACGGGCCTTCGACGCCGAAGGCCTGCCCGTGGCCGCCTGGCAGATCCACCGCTGCATCGGCATGGACGGCTCCACGCTGGTGCGCACGCTGTCCAAGGATGCCCCGGACGAGGTGCAGGAGCGGCTCAGCGACGGGCACAGCCGCTACTACCGGGAGAGCACGCCCCTGCTCACGCCGCTGCCCGGCGCCCGCGCGCTGCTGCGCCGCGTCGCCGACCTCGGTCTGCAGGTCGTGCTGGCCACCTCGGCCCCCGACGACGAGCTGGAGATCCTGCGCAAGGTCCTCGACTGCGACGACGTCATCTCCGAAACGACGTCCTCGCGCGACGTCGACACCGCCAAACCCGAACCCGGCATCGTGCAGGTCGCACTGGACCGGGCGGGCGTCGATGCCGGCCACGCCGTGTTCGTCGGCGACGCCGTGTGGGACGCGCACGCCGCGGGCGGCGCCGGATTGCCCTGCATCGGGCTGCTCAGCGGCGGCATCGCCCGCGAGGAGCTGCAGGCCGCGGGCGCCGCACCGATCTTCGCCGATCCGCAGGACCTGCTCGAGCATCTGGGCTCGACCCGGATCGCCGAACTGGCGCTACCCGCCGCGGGTGCGCAGCAGCAACGGCAGTAG